In Kushneria marisflavi, the following are encoded in one genomic region:
- the rsmI gene encoding 16S rRNA (cytidine(1402)-2'-O)-methyltransferase, whose protein sequence is MNSFSKGALYVVATPIGNLDDLSRRAMDTLAQADLIAAEDTRHSVRLLDHIGVRVPLVSLHEHNETSRIERIRQALDDGQRVALISDAGTPLISDPGYRLVQALREADYTVIPIPGPSALITALSAAGLPTERFLFEGFLPAKSSGRRQRLSDVVELPVTIVLYESPHRIRQLLEDIEIVFGERHLVVARELTKTFETFLQGTASTLLARMMDDPDQMRGEFVVMMAPAPEKAPADSGQIDGDQLLSSLLEEGVGVKQSASVATRILGGRKSDWYQRAQAIKDGGFCN, encoded by the coding sequence ATGAATAGTTTTAGCAAGGGCGCATTGTACGTGGTTGCCACACCGATTGGTAACCTTGACGACCTCTCCAGACGCGCCATGGATACCCTGGCACAGGCCGATCTGATCGCGGCAGAAGATACCCGTCACAGCGTGCGCCTGCTCGATCATATCGGGGTGAGGGTGCCGCTGGTGTCGCTTCACGAACATAATGAAACCTCGCGAATCGAGCGCATCCGACAAGCGCTTGATGACGGTCAGCGCGTTGCGCTGATCAGTGATGCCGGCACGCCGCTGATTTCTGACCCCGGCTATCGTCTGGTGCAGGCACTGCGGGAGGCCGATTACACCGTTATTCCCATTCCCGGACCCAGCGCGCTGATCACGGCGCTGAGTGCTGCAGGGCTGCCGACCGAGCGTTTTCTGTTCGAAGGCTTTTTGCCGGCCAAAAGTTCCGGACGACGCCAGCGTCTGAGCGACGTTGTCGAGCTGCCGGTAACGATTGTGCTCTATGAGTCGCCGCATCGGATTCGCCAGTTGCTGGAGGATATCGAGATCGTGTTCGGTGAACGTCACCTTGTCGTGGCTCGTGAACTGACCAAGACCTTTGAAACCTTTTTGCAGGGGACGGCGAGCACTCTGCTGGCGCGCATGATGGATGACCCCGATCAGATGCGTGGTGAATTTGTGGTCATGATGGCGCCGGCGCCTGAAAAGGCACCCGCCGACAGCGGCCAGATTGATGGTGATCAGCTGTTGTCCTCGCTGCTGGAGGAGGGGGTGGGGGTCAAGCAATCGGCCAGTGTGGCCACTCGTATACTGGGTGGTCGCAAGAGCGACTGGTATCAGCGTGCGCAGGCGATCAAGGATGGTGGTTTTTGTAATTAA
- the rsmH gene encoding 16S rRNA (cytosine(1402)-N(4))-methyltransferase RsmH yields the protein MNQTPGIRQDHKHESVLLEGAVDALVQRPDGLYLDGTFGRGGHSRAILDRLSDQGRLVAIDRDPDALAAAADIEDSRFSIARATFADLGEVARQQGVHGKLSGILLDVGVSSPQLDDASRGFSFMRDGPLDMRMDPDSGISAAQWIAETSEREMADVFKRLGEERFARRLARAVVTQRKEAPITRTVELAELLKTAHPAWEKGRHPATRAFQAIRIHLNDELGQLERALEAALEALAPDGRLVVISFHSLEDRLVKRFIRDKSRGDQHLPRHMPLREDQIRRDMAPVGKAIRPDDQETGFNVRARSAVMRVARKLGQES from the coding sequence ATGAATCAGACCCCAGGTATCCGGCAAGACCACAAGCATGAAAGCGTCCTGCTTGAGGGTGCCGTCGATGCCCTCGTTCAGCGGCCCGACGGCCTCTATCTGGACGGCACTTTCGGGCGTGGCGGGCATTCCCGCGCCATCCTTGACCGCCTGAGTGATCAGGGGCGCCTGGTCGCCATCGACCGCGATCCTGATGCACTTGCCGCCGCCGCAGACATCGAGGATTCACGATTTAGTATCGCGCGCGCCACGTTTGCTGATCTGGGCGAAGTAGCGCGTCAGCAGGGCGTCCACGGCAAGCTCTCCGGCATTTTGCTGGATGTTGGCGTGTCGTCTCCTCAGCTTGATGATGCCAGCCGTGGTTTCAGCTTCATGCGCGACGGCCCGCTTGATATGCGCATGGACCCCGATTCGGGCATCAGTGCGGCCCAATGGATTGCCGAAACCTCCGAGCGCGAGATGGCAGACGTCTTCAAGCGTCTGGGCGAGGAGCGTTTTGCCAGGCGTCTGGCTCGGGCGGTCGTCACGCAGCGCAAGGAAGCCCCCATTACCCGTACCGTGGAACTTGCCGAGCTTTTGAAGACGGCGCATCCGGCGTGGGAAAAGGGACGCCATCCTGCCACACGTGCCTTTCAGGCCATTCGTATTCATCTCAATGATGAGCTGGGTCAGCTCGAGCGTGCCCTGGAGGCCGCGCTTGAGGCTCTGGCTCCCGATGGACGGCTGGTGGTGATCAGTTTTCACTCGCTGGAAGATCGTCTGGTCAAGCGCTTTATCCGTGACAAGTCACGGGGCGATCAGCACCTGCCACGGCACATGCCGCTTCGCGAGGACCAGATTCGTCGCGACATGGCACCTGTCGGCAAGGCGATTCGCCCGGATGATCAGGAAACCGGGTTTAATGTCCGTGCCCGCAGCGCAGTCATGCGTGTGGCTCGCAAGCTGGGGCAGGAGAGCTAG
- the ftsL gene encoding cell division protein FtsL — MVERTSGSPSRSQWQWPFRLRLTFLHGVILAMLLLVIFSALGVISTAYHTRSQYARLQTMEHKHDQLQTVWSRLLLEESTWSTPSRIENLARDRLEMHVPDVHHTRVMRP, encoded by the coding sequence ATGGTTGAACGCACTTCCGGCTCTCCTTCGCGCAGTCAATGGCAGTGGCCCTTTCGGCTCCGCCTGACCTTCCTGCATGGCGTGATTCTGGCCATGCTGCTGCTGGTCATCTTTTCAGCGCTGGGTGTGATCAGTACGGCCTATCACACGCGCTCTCAATATGCGCGCCTTCAGACCATGGAGCACAAGCATGACCAGCTTCAAACGGTCTGGAGTCGTTTGCTGCTGGAAGAGAGTACCTGGTCGACCCCTTCACGTATCGAAAATCTGGCGCGTGATCGTCTCGAGATGCATGTGCCGGATGTCCACCACACCAGGGTCATGCGGCCATGA